One genomic segment of Mycolicibacterium gilvum includes these proteins:
- a CDS encoding GlxA family transcriptional regulator produces the protein MSRRDPAHQRHIAVLVYDGVRALDLAGPTEVFEIAREMGCGYTTGLYSTANSPTVRCASGMTVHATAASELTNADTLLVPGGDDPARSAAPWLSKVLRAQLNDVRRIAALGTGCFALAAAGILDGRRTTTHSRHLDAFAARHPTAVLDRESAFTRDGPVWTSAGASAGVDLALALVGEDHGAAVAQEIAKELVLPGRRMEGHPQLSVAARTPRPKHPEIDRLLVTISVDPAGDYELDSVAAHLGISARHLARLFKAQVGVTLRQYVHEVRLENAVGLVLAGESFHAAARRSGLHGGARVRDHLAGRLRVDARGAEAVSVHAG, from the coding sequence ATGAGCCGGCGCGACCCCGCACACCAGCGTCACATCGCGGTGCTGGTGTACGACGGTGTCCGCGCGCTGGACCTCGCCGGCCCGACGGAGGTCTTCGAGATCGCGCGCGAGATGGGCTGCGGGTACACGACCGGGCTCTACTCCACGGCGAACTCCCCCACGGTCCGCTGTGCGTCGGGTATGACGGTGCACGCGACTGCGGCCTCGGAGCTGACGAACGCCGATACCCTGCTCGTCCCGGGCGGCGACGATCCGGCCCGGTCCGCAGCCCCGTGGCTGTCGAAAGTGCTACGCGCCCAACTGAATGACGTGCGGCGGATCGCGGCACTCGGCACGGGTTGCTTCGCTCTGGCCGCCGCCGGGATCCTCGACGGCCGGCGCACCACCACGCACTCGCGGCACCTGGACGCCTTCGCCGCGCGCCACCCCACCGCGGTCCTCGACCGTGAATCGGCGTTCACCCGGGACGGTCCGGTGTGGACGTCGGCCGGCGCCTCCGCCGGTGTCGACCTCGCGTTGGCGCTCGTCGGCGAGGACCACGGCGCCGCGGTGGCCCAGGAGATCGCGAAGGAGTTGGTGTTGCCCGGCAGGAGGATGGAGGGTCATCCGCAGCTCTCGGTCGCCGCACGGACTCCGCGGCCCAAGCATCCCGAGATCGATCGGCTCCTCGTGACGATCTCGGTGGATCCGGCGGGTGATTACGAACTCGACTCCGTCGCAGCGCATCTCGGTATCAGCGCGCGCCATCTCGCGAGGCTGTTCAAGGCGCAGGTGGGCGTGACGCTGCGGCAGTACGTCCACGAGGTGCGGCTGGAGAACGCCGTCGGGCTGGTTCTGGCCGGCGAGTCGTTCCATGCCGCCGCCAGGCGCAGCGGACTGCACGGCGGCGCACGGGTCAGAGACCACCTGGCCGGTCGTCTACGCGTCGACGCCCGTGGTGCGGAAGCGGTTTCGGTACACGCCGGGTGA
- a CDS encoding GlxA family transcriptional regulator has protein sequence MTDEFRHNADPGGKTVVFALYDKVTLQDVAAPMEIFARANDFGASYRVLTVSPSGRPVGTTAFATLNVDVALDAAPDAFDTLLVPGGVPADFSFTPGLHDIPEEPTPDSVADACDMVRRLAPRARRIASVCTGSFVLAALGLLDGRRATTHWAHCQTLARQYPAVMVDPDSLFVQDGPFITGAGITAGIDLALAMVESDFGPAVARRVARWMVVFLQRPGGQAQFSVWAESALPVTGGLRAVVDSVIADPAGDHSLAAMASRAAVSERHLVRVFRDQVGMTPARFVEQARLEAAKVLLATGDHSQDSVARRSGFGTPDTMRRTFRRNLGISPGVYRNRFRTTGVDA, from the coding sequence GTGACAGACGAATTCAGACACAACGCCGATCCCGGCGGCAAGACCGTCGTGTTCGCGCTCTACGACAAGGTGACGCTGCAGGATGTCGCGGCGCCCATGGAGATCTTCGCCCGCGCCAACGACTTCGGCGCGTCCTACCGGGTCCTGACCGTCTCACCCTCAGGCAGGCCGGTCGGGACGACGGCTTTCGCGACACTGAACGTCGACGTGGCCCTCGACGCCGCACCCGACGCCTTCGACACGCTGTTGGTACCCGGCGGCGTTCCGGCGGACTTTTCGTTCACCCCGGGACTGCACGACATCCCCGAGGAGCCGACACCCGATTCCGTCGCCGACGCGTGCGACATGGTGCGCAGACTCGCACCGAGGGCCCGCAGGATCGCCTCGGTGTGCACCGGGTCGTTCGTGCTGGCCGCGCTGGGCCTGCTGGACGGCCGTCGGGCCACCACGCACTGGGCACACTGCCAGACCCTGGCCCGCCAGTACCCGGCGGTGATGGTCGACCCGGACTCCCTGTTCGTGCAGGACGGGCCGTTCATCACGGGGGCCGGAATCACCGCCGGGATCGACCTGGCGCTCGCCATGGTCGAAAGCGACTTCGGACCCGCGGTGGCGCGGCGGGTCGCCCGCTGGATGGTGGTGTTCCTGCAACGTCCCGGCGGCCAGGCGCAGTTCAGCGTGTGGGCTGAATCCGCGCTCCCGGTGACCGGCGGCCTGCGTGCGGTCGTGGATTCGGTGATCGCCGATCCGGCCGGCGACCATTCGCTCGCGGCGATGGCGTCGCGCGCCGCGGTCAGTGAGCGCCACCTCGTCCGTGTCTTCCGCGACCAGGTGGGGATGACGCCCGCCCGGTTCGTCGAGCAGGCCCGTCTGGAGGCCGCGAAAGTGCTGTTGGCCACCGGCGACCACAGCCAGGACTCCGTGGCACGCCGCAGCGGGTTCGGCACGCCGGACACGATGCGGCGCACATTCCGCCGCAATCTCGGGATTTCACCCGGCGTGTACCGAAACCGCTTCCGCACCACGGGCGTCGACGCGTAG
- a CDS encoding amidohydrolase family protein: MCDDHGSSAVPHDEPERIRSLQEDLGLDAIVDVHTHFMPKRVMDKVWAYFDSAGPLTGRPWPISYRQDEQTRVEGLREFGVSAFTSLVYPHKPDMAAWLNEWATGFARATPDCLHTATFYPERGAAGYVQRAIDAGARVFKAHIQVGDYSPADPLLGEVWDILEHHRVPTVIHAGSGPAPGRFTGPAPVAEILRSRPHLPLIVAHMGMPEYRDFLDLAHRFDGVHLDTTMAFTDFSERTHPFPESARADLLALGDKVLFGSDYPNIPYSYQHAVESITRLGLGPEWCRKVLRDNAVRLFTL; encoded by the coding sequence GTGTGCGACGACCACGGTTCATCGGCGGTGCCGCACGACGAGCCGGAGCGGATCCGATCGCTGCAGGAAGACCTGGGGCTCGACGCGATCGTCGACGTGCACACGCATTTCATGCCCAAGCGGGTGATGGACAAGGTGTGGGCGTATTTCGATTCGGCGGGGCCGCTGACGGGCCGTCCATGGCCGATCAGCTATCGGCAGGACGAACAGACCCGGGTCGAAGGCCTTCGGGAGTTCGGGGTCAGCGCGTTCACCTCGTTGGTGTACCCGCACAAACCGGACATGGCGGCGTGGCTGAACGAATGGGCCACCGGGTTCGCCCGGGCGACACCGGACTGCCTGCACACCGCCACCTTCTATCCCGAGCGCGGCGCAGCCGGCTACGTGCAGCGCGCGATCGACGCCGGCGCCCGGGTGTTCAAGGCCCACATCCAGGTCGGCGACTACTCCCCGGCGGACCCGCTGCTGGGTGAGGTGTGGGACATCCTGGAGCACCACCGGGTGCCGACGGTGATCCATGCCGGATCGGGTCCTGCACCAGGGCGTTTCACGGGTCCGGCCCCGGTCGCCGAGATCCTGCGCAGCCGTCCCCATCTCCCGCTGATCGTGGCGCACATGGGAATGCCGGAGTACCGCGACTTCCTCGATCTCGCCCACCGCTTCGACGGGGTGCACCTGGACACGACGATGGCGTTCACCGATTTCTCCGAGCGGACGCACCCGTTCCCGGAGTCGGCCCGCGCCGATCTGCTGGCACTCGGCGACAAGGTGCTGTTCGGGAGCGACTATCCCAACATCCCGTATTCCTACCAGCACGCCGTCGAATCCATCACCCGTCTGGGACTCGGTCCCGAGTGGTGCCGGAAAGTGCTGCGTGACAACGCTGTCCGACTCTTCACGCTGTAG
- a CDS encoding pyridoxamine 5'-phosphate oxidase family protein: MSVDPSPLTDDDLELLRRPLYGFFSAAAAPSPPQPRPVWYEVTPAGEIQLFTGPDAVKVRRLARDPRASLVVAAPAGERERWVSVTGRTTVAADGGPDLVTRLARRYWNLDDPVRARDLEDLLAESWVRIVLHPDRVARYRM; the protein is encoded by the coding sequence ATGAGCGTCGACCCGAGCCCCCTGACCGACGATGATCTCGAGCTGCTGCGCCGCCCGCTGTACGGGTTCTTCTCCGCGGCAGCGGCACCGTCACCGCCCCAGCCCCGCCCCGTCTGGTACGAGGTGACCCCTGCCGGTGAGATCCAGCTGTTCACCGGGCCGGACGCGGTGAAGGTACGCCGCCTCGCGCGGGACCCGCGGGCGTCGCTCGTCGTCGCCGCACCCGCCGGTGAGCGTGAGCGCTGGGTCTCGGTGACCGGCCGCACCACCGTGGCGGCCGACGGTGGTCCCGATCTGGTGACTCGTCTCGCGCGGCGGTACTGGAATCTCGACGATCCGGTGCGGGCCCGAGATCTGGAGGACCTGCTGGCCGAAAGCTGGGTGCGGATCGTCCTGCACCCCGACAGGGTCGCGCGTTACCGGATGTGA
- a CDS encoding cyclase family protein, with the protein MRTLIDISVPLRGGIASDPPGLRPEIEYLTHRDTVGDVLSFFPGATEDDLPDGEGWAIERVSMTTHCGTHLDAPYHFASTMNMASVKNGERAITIDEVPLEWCFQPGVKLDFRHLDDGYVVTPDDIDAELSRIGHTLSPLEIVVVNTSAGTRYGHDDYVQRGCGIGRDATLHMLEQGVRLTGTDAWSWDAPFSYTARRYAETHDASLIWEGHRAGRDIGYCHLEKLHNLEQLPATGFQVSCFPVKVHEASAGWTRAVAIIDGAHIR; encoded by the coding sequence ATGCGGACCCTGATCGACATCTCGGTACCACTGCGCGGCGGGATCGCCTCCGATCCACCCGGTCTGCGACCCGAGATCGAGTACCTGACCCACCGTGACACCGTCGGCGACGTGTTGTCGTTCTTCCCGGGAGCCACCGAAGACGACCTCCCCGACGGGGAGGGCTGGGCCATCGAACGCGTCTCCATGACCACCCACTGCGGCACACACCTCGACGCGCCGTACCACTTCGCGTCGACGATGAACATGGCCTCGGTGAAGAACGGCGAGCGCGCCATCACCATCGACGAGGTGCCGCTCGAGTGGTGCTTCCAGCCCGGGGTGAAGCTCGATTTCCGTCATCTCGACGACGGTTACGTGGTGACCCCCGACGACATCGACGCCGAGTTGTCCCGCATCGGGCACACGCTGTCGCCGCTGGAAATCGTCGTCGTCAACACCAGCGCCGGAACCCGGTACGGCCACGACGACTACGTGCAACGCGGATGCGGAATCGGGCGGGACGCCACCCTGCACATGCTCGAGCAGGGGGTGCGGTTGACCGGCACCGACGCGTGGAGCTGGGATGCCCCGTTCTCCTACACCGCGCGCCGCTACGCCGAAACCCACGACGCGTCACTGATCTGGGAAGGACATCGCGCGGGTCGCGACATCGGGTACTGCCACCTGGAGAAGCTGCACAACCTGGAACAGCTACCGGCGACCGGATTCCAGGTGTCGTGCTTTCCGGTGAAGGTCCACGAGGCCTCCGCGGGGTGGACGAGAGCCGTCGCGATCATCGACGGCGCTCACATCCGGTAA